In Oncorhynchus masou masou isolate Uvic2021 chromosome 31, UVic_Omas_1.1, whole genome shotgun sequence, the sequence CCTGGTTATGAGAGTGGCTTTCTGAAATCCGTTTCAAACTGAAAAAGTGTGATCTCCAGTCACAGTAAACGAAATAGGAAAGTCATCCTCTAAACTTGAACAGCATAGACAGACAGTCAGCCAAGTTCAGTGGTGTCCTGTTGGGAGAccccttttttttaaataaagtatcctccactttttgttgttgttgtaaagtGTTGATTTGACCTCTAAAGTAATCCTCTTGTCTGGAAAACCTATTTGTTGTTAAATAATAATACTAGAGCTTAGTTGGAGGTTATTTTCCTGTATGTCAATGTGTGTTGTGGAGTGGAACAGCTTTCAGGATCTTTCAGCATGGAGAGAGTTCTTATCTACATTGTCAGTGATGGGCCACTGCCCTGTCTCATGCTGTCTCTGATTGGTGCTTTTGCCTCTACCTGACATGTTTGGAGCTATGGAGACATTGCAAAGTAGGGTGTAGTTACAGCAAGTGTGCAATTTGATAAATTTACAATGCAATGCTTACCTATAACCGTAACAATACATAATGAAAATCAGAAATATAATGTAGAAGCTAGTGCATATGAAGGATCATAGCAGTTTGCTCACTTGTGCAGTCTGAGAGGGCCACAATAGGATGTTTTATTTTGCTAAGTGAGTCTGTGAGTTGCCAACAATATGCAACACTGCTCCCTTTGAAGGCAGCTAAGAGACATACTTGCCACATTACTCCAGCTTTTATATAACCATTAACTCAAAACAGGTTATTTTCTCCAAAGATGCATTTATTCTTGTTTTGTATATCAAATGGCACTTTTACAAAACTATCATGGAAATCAATACAGTTTGGTTGTTTCTAACACCAACTTTGAAAGGGATTTAAAAGCATTACTGATATAGTACAATTTTCAAATTTCTGGTGTTTGGATATTGCTCCTCGGGTGTTGTTTTTGATTTGAAGACGCAACAAAGATTCCTGGGCATTCTCATGCTTGTATGTAGAAGGAGCAACATACCAGATTTGTAGACTTATTTTTGTTTGATAAGGTCTTAATCTCTTGTTAATTTTTCCACTGTTTTTAACATGCTGATGTGTATCCGTTGTAATTTTTGTTCAATTATTCATTAAGCACAGGGTTTTTAATCACTCTTAGAGATGGAATCCGCAGAAGCTGAGGAGAGTCGCACAGCATGGTTAAACAAGTTATGCTCTTCTATCGCAGGTGCAATGATGTCTGTTGGGGAAAAAACagtgtttgttttttgttgttgtaatatcgcaaACGGACGTGGCAGTTCcaccattaaggattccagctttaactATAATGTTTATGTTGTGCAGTGGAAAAAGAAAGATGTCTAAACCCAAAATATGTTGGTGCTTGCAATCAGCCAAGAAAGTGTGCAAAGAAAATAATAAATGAAGCCACAGTATGGATAAACATCAATCACTCCTTTTGTTTTCTTAATTATGCGGACTCTTGCATGTACTACACTGGCCCCTTATTGAATGTTCTTTCAGACTTTACGGTTGTCTGTATCACTTAACATGTTCGGACAAAAATCTATTTTTTACAAAATGTTGCTTGGCCTTAATAGTAGTTTTCAGTCACTCACCTTTCAACAAGAGGGGAGTGGACCCATCAACACAAGGTAATATATTAAATGTCAAAATGTCTCATGTTAATTTACTGGTTACATTTTCAACTTATAAAACCCATCATCTCCATCTAAGATTAGGCTTGTTTCTAAATCCACTTAAAATAGACCACCAAAGATGAGAGGGTCATGTCATGCGATAATTATTTTCCACCACtggcctatatttctctcttgGCTACACCAAACTAAACAACTAATGGGAGGGGGGACATATTGAATGTAACAGTTCCTGGACCTAAGAATGTCTCACTCACACCCAATGACTGGCAGATAGACCTATATGAGGCTTAGAATAAACACTGGTGAAATATTTTCCATATGCTGATTCAGCACCACATTTTGTACCACTAGGCTAGCTCTCATGGGGTGTAGTGCTGTCCTAGGTCAGAGGAACAGGGCTGGGCATGGAAGAGCAAGAACAATCTTTCTAGACCCCTGCCTCTACCACAGCAAGCCCCCATAACCTCCAAACAGGTACACAGGAGACATCTCACATATTCTACCCACATACATCTACGGTTGAGCAATTTAAATTCCAATACTGTGTAGTGCACTGAGAAATTATATATGATATGTTAATGATGAATGAATTACTTACGTATTACTGTGTTTAAAGGAGTTTATTGAAAAGTCTTACAGTGCTTACGgaaaataaaacaatgaaaagGTGAGCCAAATATATTTGAATAAATACACAATAAGGTTAATTCTGGGCATGATAACTGCCTGGATGAAAAGTAAGAGCCACTTAAAAGACAAATGCATACATATACCAATGTCATAATACTGCCTTATTCATGAGCAACTGTGAGTGGCTATATACACAGCACCATCTATTGGTCATTGTTCAAATATACTAGTCCAGCACACTATAGcagagtttcccaaactcagtcatGGTGCCCCCCCTCCCCTGGGTACACGTTTTGGTGAGGCcaaaagcttgatgatgagttagtTATTTCAATCAGCTGTGTCGTCCTTGGGCAAAAAAAGtaaacgtgcacccaggggggacctcaggaccgagtttgggaaaccctgctctaTAGCACTTCaagtacaggtgtaggatcttaatttgatcactcttttgttgctgagaattttcctgcaccgcAGGAAACgcagatgagctttgtgatttacataaattcactgaaaacccacactaacacacggttgtattaacagtattgcacttttcatgtagcctactttagaccagattaTGGACTAAACATTATTTTGCTATGAAAATATaagtcaaattaagatcctacacctgtatagCTCAATCCATTTAAAATAAAACTGCCCTGTTCCTACAATGCAGGAACCTCAATATTGACTCCATGAATGACTGACAAAGTGACAGAAAGGCTTTTTAAAGTTTCACTTCATGGCAGAAGAAGAGCACATGTAATAAAAAGGATGTTTTGTATACAGACAGGGAGGGGAAAACAGGGCGTCGTCACATATGGGAACAAAGACAGAATGGGCCACACAGGATAACACAGAGTGATGGTGGAAGTGGAGTGGGGTTGGGTGAAGGGGGTCACAGGAGTTGTAAGGGTCACAGGCTTTGACAGCACGGTAGTTTGTTTTTTTGCCCATCGGTGGTGGGGGGGACACTGATGTCCACTACATTGTTGCCTGGAGACTCGTCATGTGCTGATCTGTCAGCTATCTGCTTTTGTGATACGATTCGGTGGATTTCTGTAGGAAAAGGAAGAGACAGTTACTGAAAAGAAAATGTGCCAATAATACATAATTTATAGACCAGCTAGTTTCCAGTATTGTGAGGTGTGTCATGGATCCCTCTTCTTACCTGTGAGGATGTTCTTGAATGCCTCTTCCACATTAGTGGAATCCAAAGCTGATGTTTCAATAAATGATAGTGTATTCTTCtctgagggagaaaaagagaaaagatTGAATTGAGACAAACATGGGTGAATATTTAACCATCTCTGTCCCTAGAGTGAGCTTGTTGCAGTGGTGGTTGTTTACCTGCAAAGGCACGAGCCTCGTCTGTGGGCACTGCCCTGAGGTGGCGCAGGTCACTCTTGTTGCCCACCAGCATGATAACAATGTTGTTATCAGCATGATCCCGGAGCTCCTTCAGCCAGCGCTCGACATTTTCATAGGTGAGATGCTTGGCGATGTCATACACTAGGAGAGCCCCCACTGCCCCCCGGTAGTACCTGATTGGGACAGAGCAAGCAGGTCAAAGGTTGTGTGATTCACAGAAGCATTTTTTCAGGATGGTTTCAACACTATCCAAATGTGTTGGTTCCGTAAAGGGCAGGTTACAGGAAGACGAGCACCCTCCTCCACTCACGCTGAAGTGATGGCTCTGTAACGCTCCTGTCCAGCTGTATCCCAGATCTGGGCCTTTATTGTCTTGCCATCCACCTGGATGCTGCGGGTGGCAAATTCCACACCAATGGTGCTTTTGCTCTCCAGGTTGAACTCATTCCGTGTGAAACGGGACAGCAGGTTACTCTTCCCCACACCAGAGTCTCCGATCAGCACCACTGGCAacaaaacacacagacaacatTAGCACTGCAATGACAGGCTGCCATTGTATGTGCAGTTCAGTACAGTCAAAACTATGAGATCACATATAGTACAGTAAACCAATTACAGTTATACCAAGTGGATTACTTATCATAACCTGAGGTTTGCATGTCTGACTTTTTTAAAGCTTTGGAAAGACAATATTTTCATTGATTGAATTCTGCTGAAGACTGAGACAACAGAAAAACACTCAGAAATAAAGTGGTTATATGAGTACAAAGTGCTGCTCTGCCTCTTCAGAGGGGGAAAAGGATTTGAACTTTGTCCTTCTGGAGTCATGGTGCAGGAAGCTGAGAACCTGCTCCTGCTGGGAATCCTGAGTTGACACTTTTCAGAGGGCTTCCCTTCCCATCGTCTCCTTCAGTCATTCTCCCTAGGAAATCCTCTTTGTTCTCACACTGCCCCTTTTTCACATTTTCTGTTATGTTTGAAGTGTCATTTGGAATGTATTTTATAGACTGCTGTACACTAAACTAGATTGGGTAACGGGTGAGGTGTGCTTCTGTGGGATTGATTTGAAACACAACATCTAACAGTAGCTCATCAGTAGGGTTATAAATTGGTATCTGTAAGATTTTGACAAATGTGTTTTCTTGTGCTATATTGAGTGGAATCGATTATGGAATGGTCAGAGCATCAGACTATCAAGAGGGTGACCCACTGGGAACTTCCTTCCTGCTCATTATCCCATCCTTATCTGATACAATTAGGACAGTATTTTATGAGCATGTTCAGCTACTATTGATCATAAAGCAAGTCACATTATAATGTAAACAACTGTTTATGATTGAGTATGTATATTAGGCTAATTCTGTATGAGTATTAGGTCTACCTATGAATCATAGCAGGCTAATTGTAGGCTACACCTAATTAAAAATCATTTCAGATTTGAGCCTTTGGTACACTTGTTTGAAGGATCCTCCTAGCTTTATTAATTGTATAAAACCGACATGTTGCTGGCTATAAACAAGGACCTTTGAGGATTATGGTATTGGTGTTATAAAGCAACCTAAGAAAACCTATGTTGTTAGCTAAGTGTTAGCTAAGTTAGAGCTGGGCATTGCTCAACACAATGCGACAAACCCCTTAAACTCAGCATTATATTTAGCAAGTCACCAGATCAGATGGAGGCTATCAATTCCTAATCTAGCTGGACATTCTAAAGTGATCTATTAGAATAAAATACATTGTGGGATCTTCACAAGGTACCTTCATAATTGACAGAATGAGACACAAATCATATTTGTTGTAGCTACCACCAAGAGGCAGCTGGCTACAGCTAGATGAATAGTTATTTTACCTTTGAACAAGAAATCGTATTCATCATCTCTGTTGCCCATGTCTTAAAAATAGTCCAATTCCAATTTAATAGCGATATATTCTTGGTCTAGCGTTTCTAAAGTTAGTTGCAGTGTTTTCTCTATAACCCAATGTGTGAGACAATGCGCTGTTTTTTCAGTCCCCAACTGACCGCAGGAAAACGGAATCTTCCTGACTCTGCAGAAGGGGAGGAGTTCACTGGCGCCCATGTAAACTGTATttgattagggatccccattagcaaatgcctactcttcctggggtccaaacgcATCAAGACACTTACCTTACACATATAATAAAACAGTACATTTTATAACatcactacactactacatatcAACAACACAAAATGCAtgataccaccatacaacaataccACAATGTACCTGGGTAGAGTTCGTGTGCTAGCGGTGTGTGTGCCTCTTCAAAGTCCACGCTggtccataaggtgttttttatccgttttttaaaatctgattctactgcttgcatcagttacctgatgtggaatatagttccatgtagtcatggctctatgtagtacaatGCACCTCACATAGTCTGTTCTGAACTTGGGGATTtcgaagagacctctggtggcatttgttttgtttttttatccgttattttaccaggtaaattgactgagaacacgttctcatttacagcaacgacttGGAgaatagttacagaggagaggaggggatgaaagagccaattgtaaactggggattattaggtgaccgtgatggtttgagggtcagattgggaatttatgCATGTTTTGTGGGGTatacatgggtgtccgagctgtgtgctagtagtttaaacagacagctcagtgcattcaggatgtcaacacttcttacaaaaacacgTAAGGATTAAGTCAATCTCTcatccactttgagccaggagagattgacatgcatatagTGGatagttaataaagctgcatacaaacatggtctcttgagtaaggcagctccaaaatgcaggtgtttcagcctagctcagtgctttctgtggtggtggggcaagccagcagaaaataggagcattgcgccgcgattggctcagtgttctgtcactcatggggacactatgtcacaGGTCAAGTGTAAATCCTTAGTAAGAGTAGACATCAAACATTTAAAACCTTCGGgtcctgccatagagttacattagaagagCCCTTcgaagaaggctcaaggtcattggccacaaatAAAATGGCGTCAAATcgcgttatatgtacagtagctttgattggactgatcatgtcaacgtcttactttcaaaatcttagctagcagtcatcatcatgaatcaagtcgacaatctactggcaaatcctttttaatgcttgtcatatgaagagaaataatgaagaaaaattatagataaaacgtatcgttGCTCATCGGCTATTGGACtttaacattacacaacaagttggaaactgcaaattcaacaatgagtggtttggaaggaatccgtggctaactgcaagcattgcaaaagCAACCACGAGCCTGCTATTCAGAGGAGTGGCTGTGTGCTTCCACAGAATGCTTTGATGACAACATTTGCCGACAAAGGACCgccgcaccaccttcctgttt encodes:
- the LOC135524571 gene encoding ras-related protein Rab-11B-like; translation: MGNRDDEYDFLFKVVLIGDSGVGKSNLLSRFTRNEFNLESKSTIGVEFATRSIQVDGKTIKAQIWDTAGQERYRAITSAYYRGAVGALLVYDIAKHLTYENVERWLKELRDHADNNIVIMLVGNKSDLRHLRAVPTDEARAFAEKNTLSFIETSALDSTNVEEAFKNILTEIHRIVSQKQIADRSAHDESPGNNVVDISVPPTTDGQKNKLPCCQSL